The genomic region TTTCCGAACTCTTAAAGAATGAATGATATAGCATGCTGGTTTCTATGGTTGGAGGAAAAAAGGCATTTTCATGTGTATTGATGTAAATGAATAAAACTTATTCATATTCATTACtgtaagaaggaaaaaaaggcCATACCAAATGCACAAAACTCCCACTTTTTGTGGTTTGGGAGGTGATTGGTAGGCAGCTTTATCATTTGTGTAGTTTGCTAGGACAGTATAGTCCGTTTGTCTTAACtttgtgttttttgcttttaattgcCTCcgtttattatgattttttggttAATCTGGCATTGTTCTGCAGCTTGCGAAGAAGCTGCATCCGGATACAAATAAAGAAGATCCGGAAGCTGAGAAAAAGTTTCAAGAAGTTCAAAGAGCATATgaggttttattttcttttaactttagaatgttttattttcttttaactttagAATCTTCTAGACAACTTGTCAAGTCTTTTTAATCTAATCTATTATTCTCATTGTCGTTGTAGGTTTTGAAAGATGATGAGAAGCGACAACAATATGATCAGGTTTCACATTTAATCTCCCCCCTCGCCCCTAAGTTATAGCTTTTGTTGGCTTACAATTATTTGTTTACTGGCTTTCTGCTGGAATATTTCTGGTGGATTTGAATAATAGTAATTTCCTGTTACCATGCAAATTCCTTGTGTTTGAAATTCTTGATCTTATTGTTTGAAAAGTAATTGGAGAGATGTTCTGGATAGCACAAAAAAGGATaggaaaaacttgcatggaattAAACCTTTCTAACTGCATGTTCATAGTCTTTTCATAGTATAAACCTTTAAAAGATGTCCTATATATAATATGAGCATTATGGGAAGAGTATTTCTTGTTCCTTATGTGGAGTTCTGTTAACTGTTCTTATGAGCATTCTTCCCTTTTCTATAATCATGgaattttgttatctttttgcATGAGGGAATTGGTGTTCTTCAAGAGCAGACTAAAATCCCTGAATGGGATATTGAACCAGTTTGATAAGCTCACAAGAAGCAGACCTAGTCAAATCCATTAAACTGGTGGTTTTGTATAAACCTGGGCCCACAATTGGGCTGTTACAACAACTTGGAGcttaaatacacacacacaaacatacacACTTTTAGATGTAAATGGCAGATGGTATATGTTCAATCCAAAATATTATGCATACAATTGCAGTTCTTAGTTACTGGGGATGAACAACTATAGTCCAACATTGAAAATTAAACTTATTTACTGTGGAAAGTGGGCTTTAATCACACGTTGAAAACCTTAATGTAGCTAAGCTTGATGAATTATtctgtttatatttttatttgagtaAGCAAACCAACTAGCTTTGcctttgtatttgcatctcagTAAGCAAACCAACTATCACTTTAGTCTTTATCTGTATTTACTTTGTCTGTACACACTATCTTATAGGTTGGCCATGAGGCATATGTGCAACAAGGAGATGGTGGTGTTCCCAATGATTTtcataatccatttaaagattTCTTCCGAGACAATGTAAGTACATTCTTTCAGAATTTTTCTATTGGTTTTAGTTCTATTGATTTTGTGGCTATATTTTGTCAATGCTTTTATTGCACTAGtgctaactcttttttttttttacttgaggGCTGCCTTCTTTAGTTTTGGTTGTATTGAAAATTTGGGCATTGGTTGTTTTGGTGCTAAACAACATTTATAGAATTCAAAAATTGTTGACACCACAAATGCTAGGGAAGCGAACTCCCACCAAGTCCACATCTACTgctaaggaaaaaaaagcaGGGGTCACATAATGGTACACAGTATCCTGTCTTTGCTTCGTGGCCTCTTGCTAATGCATTTGCCACCTGATAAGTGGTCCATCTTCACTTGCTCCATTAAATGCAGAGTACCAGCACCATAATAGTTGGGCCATGGAAAAACAAATCTTTCTGAGTTGCATCCATAAGTTCCACAACAATTTCATCATACACTTAATCATAATTCTTACAAAGCCTAGTGGAAACATTATTTACATTTGTAGCTTTGCTGTTTTTGCTAATGTCCACAGTTTGGTTTAAGGATGGGATGATGATGTATTGTAACCATTGTCTGCActtagctttttgtttttgtttttaagaatgTTAATTTCACCTTTGAAATCTAATGCAATATTTTAATTTGCATGCTGTGGCATTCTCTACCGTGGAGATCAGATATTTGAAGATTTCTTTGGTCGTAGACTTGGCGGTGAAGATGTCAAGGTTTGCTTGCTGTTTATGCACATAtcatttgtttttatgttttcgATTTGGTTCTTTTGACATGCATTTCATCATTGATTAATGATGACAGGTATCTCTTGAACTATCCTTTATGGAGGCTGTTCAGGGAAGCACCAAGACAGTGACATTTCAAACTCATTTGCCATGTGAACCTTGTGGTATGGTGGTTTTTATTCAGTAATCAAGTGTTTCAAATGATTCTGCAGTTTTACTGATGGCAGATATTTGTCCAGAATCTTGGTTGTTTTGCTCTGTTTGGTTCTTAGAGTTAATTTAGTTTGGTAAAAAGGTTCGCAACATAACATTTTATTCTATTTCTGGAGTTTTGCAGGTGGGCGTGGTGTTGCCCCTGGAGTCAAACCAGAAAAATGTACTCGCTGTAAAGGTTTAGGAACGGTCAGTTTTGCTAGGAAGAAAAAACCTATACATTTTTACAGaggataaaaattatttttccgTTGTTAACTTGATGTTTTGCTGTCTATCCAGATTTCCATGCAACAGGGCCCATTTATGGTGCAGATTACTTGTCCTCAGTGTCATGGAGAACGGGAAATTGTGCCAGTATGTTGCATTTATCTGAATTTACACACAATCATTAACGTAAATCTGAAAGTAACCAATTGAAttgcacttaaaaaaaagatCATCAATTTAGTTGTTTCTCACTTTTCTATGGATGTTTCATAATGTCTCTTTGGAAAATACCTATTTTGTAACATAAAAGGAATGATGGTTGACAGAATTTAAGTTATTAATTTGTGATTATAGGTTGGCATTGTTTACCttttcaattggtttttggcttcacacacacacacacacacacacacacatattcatgtaaattaattataactaGTCTGTCCTTGTGCATGGTTCTACAATTTTATAAGTCAAAGCCTCCCATCTATATTTCtgttaaatcattttttatttaattttatttatagaacCTTTGAATCAAATTTAAAAGCTCACTTTTTAAGAAGTAATCATCAATTgtagacataatttttttagccTTCTCATGCTGGATTACTGGACATGCTAATTGCAGTTATAAATTTTGGGTTCTAGGGAAATTCAGGGATAGTTTTTAGATGTGGGGCTCATCTGCAGGTGAAGTTGATGCCAGTGTGAAACTTTTTGCAGTTTAATCTGTGTTACTATACATGAATCTCAGTGACTTTATTAGGCATTGATATTAAGTGGTTTCTTCACTTCCATTTGTGTTGATTATGTATGATGGTTGGTGCAAAGTTTACtatattatatatttctatccctattgtttttttttttttactggtttgtTAGATAAATAGTTCATGGTTTTTCTAAGTCTCTAATAcctgttaattttttttcccacagcCGAAGTATATCTGCAAGTCATGCAAAGGAAGGCGAGTTGTATTAGGAACAAAGTCAGTCAAGCTTAATATTGTGCCaggtatttcttttttcattttaggattttaaaaaaaaaattatatttgtttttgtttttttttgggctctGGTGGTTGCATTGCTAAAATTTCGTGCTGTTGTCAAGCTATTCTTATCCTAGCTTGGTGTAGAATAAATTCCTCTGCTACTAAGTCTAATGCATGATCTTATCAATTCAGGCCTTAAAATTTGTATATGGTTTGTTAGGATAAAGTAGAGTAGGGATTTGGAAATGAAATGGATGGGTTTGCACgctttattttataattacagGTCTGTTTGCATCAGGTAGCCAAAATCAGATTTCGTTTTTTAAGctttaagaagaaaagaaaaataactagTTTTATAGGTTTTATATATGCTAATTTTTATAGGTGCTTGACTCTCCTCCTTTGCCATTTGCAGGAGTAGATAATGATGAGACCATAAAGGTGAGTAGAAGTGGTGGAGCAGATCCTGATGGAAATCAACCTGGTGATCTTTATATTGTCATTAAggtaactatatatatatatatatatttttttcgtTTAGTGTgtcatcttttgtttctttttagtGGGTGCTTCACTGCTTGGATGCCTTCCCCCCCAACCCCTAAACTGTAATATATCATTTGCTTCTCTGCAGGTTCGCGAAGATCCTGTTTTCCGTAGAGAAGGTGCTGACATTCATGTAGATGCTGTTTTGAGTATTACTCAGGTAATCCTTTCCAATGTGTTCATTTTGTAGGTATCAGTGGCCTGTAATGCATGGATGTCTTGAACTGTGCGTTGTATGAGgcttttgaataaaataattactGTGTTTAGCATTAGGAAATATTAATTGCATTGAGGTATTTACTGAGAAAAAACTAAATGCCTAAGCTAAAATTATCTTTGACTTTATACTGAATATTTATTGTATGAGTTTTTGAGGATTGTAGATGAATTCCAGCCTTCCAGGAAGTCACCTGTTATGTTGTTTCTTAACACCTCCTCAGTCACTTGTTAGCGATTAATGGAAGAGGGGCTTAGGGTGGTTTTAAAAAAGATGGAATATAAATGTAATGATAGCTGCTCTTAAAGATGCA from Castanea sativa cultivar Marrone di Chiusa Pesio chromosome 11, ASM4071231v1 harbors:
- the LOC142614665 gene encoding chaperone protein dnaJ GFA2, mitochondrial, with product MARSNGVRLIRCLARRSLATNFFHQSRAATIYETVCKGAYRNFNSGVCNPSRILGNYTSKNVSQKNWLLLGALNANFGSARLIHGTAPMGRDYYDVLGVSRNANASEIKKAYYGLAKKLHPDTNKEDPEAEKKFQEVQRAYEVLKDDEKRQQYDQVGHEAYVQQGDGGVPNDFHNPFKDFFRDNIFEDFFGRRLGGEDVKVSLELSFMEAVQGSTKTVTFQTHLPCEPCGGRGVAPGVKPEKCTRCKGLGTISMQQGPFMVQITCPQCHGEREIVPPKYICKSCKGRRVVLGTKSVKLNIVPGVDNDETIKVSRSGGADPDGNQPGDLYIVIKVREDPVFRREGADIHVDAVLSITQAILGGTIQVPTLTGDVVLKVRSGTQPGQKVVLKKKGIKTRNSYSFGDQYVHFNVSIPSNLTPRQRELIEEFAKEEQGEYEKRATAGASG